The genomic region CTTCAGCAGCACTTGCTAAACAATTTCTTACAAACTTGCCTGGTGTTCCAGCGGCAGCTTATTTCCGACAAACTAAGAAACGACTATACGGCGCCAGCATTGATGAGTACGCGTTGGCAGCATGGATATCCAGAGTGAACATACTGGGCAACGCTTCATCTGATGTAAAGACCTTCAATCCAAACACTATGACGGATACATTTATGCAAGACCTTGCTAGGCTCAGTCGGCACCCACAGGGCCCCATTGAAGCACGTAGGGTTTTGGCCAACGCTGGTATTGCGCTAGTGATTGAGCCACATCTTCCAAGAACCAAACTCGACGGAATGGTAATGCTCTCTCATACTGGTCGTCCAATTATCGGTTTGACACTGCGCTACGATCGACTTGACAGCTTTTGGTTCACCTTGCTGCATGAGGTGGCTCATTTGAAGTTGCACATTACAAAGCCAGACGATGCTTTTATTGATGATTTGGATTTCGATGCGAGTGATGACAAGTGCGAACGCGAGGCAGATCGAGCCGCAGGCGAGGCTCTCATACCTCGTGCTGTGTGGAAACGAAGTGCTGCGTTTCGAGAGAGAACTCCAGAATCGGTTATCGCGTTTGCTGCAAAGCTCAACATTCATCCAGCTATTGTGGCGGGTCGCTTGCGCAAAGAAACACGCAACTACCGCTTGTTTAATCAGCTAGTCGGAAACAAACAAGTGAGGGTGTTGTTCGCTGGAGGCAAAAACCATGAGTAACAGCAAAGCGCCGCAGTATGTTCCGATTCTTAAAAGCAAACGAGGTGAGTTTGGTGCACTTCGAGAGTTGGCGTCCAATACGCGTCACTGTTTAACGCCGCTTATAGATGTTGTACGGATGCCTATAGATAAACGCGATCAACCTATTGATGGACATCTTGACAAAATAGCAGAAAATATTAGGGACTCATGGGGTATGGGACGTCCCATCTTCTATGATGTTAAAGACTTGCCTCTGGATACCAGGACGTCTACAGGAGAACATCCTCTTGTCTACCTCGGAGAAAGACTGATTGCAAATGAGATTGAAGCCATTCCGACAATCGGCTTGGATCGCGACGATTACTATATTCAAGCGACACACAGAATGTGTCTTGTTGTAAAATCGGTGCTGCTTAGATTGGAAGTAGATGATATTACGTTACCCAATGAATTGTCAGTTAACATACAAGCGCTCTTGAACGAAATTGAAGTTCAGCCAAGTGCGACACATATCTTGATCGACCTAGGTTCCATTAGAGATAATGATGCAAACGCTACTGCTGAGACAGTGCTTGGGATGCTGCGTTCGCTTGAAAGCATTCAAGAATATGCGTCTGTCGTTGTTGCTGGTTCATCTATGCCGCAAGGACTTAGCGAATTAGTTCATGCCGACACCACAGCTCTATTGCCACGTAACGAATGGGATATTTGGCAACTATTGCAAGCAATGCCAAGCATTCCCAGAAATCTAGGGTATGGGGACTATGGTGTGGTACATCCTGATATGCTTGACCTTGATCCCCGACGAATCACGCTCGGTGCTGCAATTCGCTACACTACTAATAACGATGTGCTGGTAATTCGTGGGC from Deltaproteobacteria bacterium harbors:
- a CDS encoding ImmA/IrrE family metallo-endopeptidase codes for the protein MKTQVIKNAEQHAASLAEIDRLIMLNPKAGSDEADQLAVFAVLVEEYERNRFPIEQPTPIEAIRFRMEEANLTPRDLEPYIGSKSKVSEVLSGKVPLSLRMIRALHEGLGIPAEVLLQSQPVHNQQEEDINWSRFPVAEMAKRGWIEATKKQIKEASAALAKQFLTNLPGVPAAAYFRQTKKRLYGASIDEYALAAWISRVNILGNASSDVKTFNPNTMTDTFMQDLARLSRHPQGPIEARRVLANAGIALVIEPHLPRTKLDGMVMLSHTGRPIIGLTLRYDRLDSFWFTLLHEVAHLKLHITKPDDAFIDDLDFDASDDKCEREADRAAGEALIPRAVWKRSAAFRERTPESVIAFAAKLNIHPAIVAGRLRKETRNYRLFNQLVGNKQVRVLFAGGKNHE
- a CDS encoding beta family protein; the protein is MSNSKAPQYVPILKSKRGEFGALRELASNTRHCLTPLIDVVRMPIDKRDQPIDGHLDKIAENIRDSWGMGRPIFYDVKDLPLDTRTSTGEHPLVYLGERLIANEIEAIPTIGLDRDDYYIQATHRMCLVVKSVLLRLEVDDITLPNELSVNIQALLNEIEVQPSATHILIDLGSIRDNDANATAETVLGMLRSLESIQEYASVVVAGSSMPQGLSELVHADTTALLPRNEWDIWQLLQAMPSIPRNLGYGDYGVVHPDMLDLDPRRITLGAAIRYTTNNDVLVIRGRAIKSHPDGFGQFYTLAETLVDLPDYRGSSFSWGDSRIYQCAQRQCGTGNLETWVKVGTNHHLTHVIDQLGL